Part of the Amblyomma americanum isolate KBUSLIRL-KWMA chromosome 7, ASM5285725v1, whole genome shotgun sequence genome, CTTTCTCGAGTGTTACTTTCTTGTGGAGGGTGCACCCCTCTCTTCGGCTGAGCTGCTCTAACCCGGTCAGTCGGTTCGTTTGTTGGCTGGCCGACTCTCAGcgatcgccgccgccgccgccgcctcgagCGCGCGCTTTGCGTGCGTTCTATTTCCTCGCTGATTTTCTCTCCCACTTCTGCcccgcttctttctttctctatttcattaatttttttttattttgcagtggCGCGATGTGGTGGGCCCGGGACGCGTACAGTGGACCGACCGAGCTTGTTTTTGCGGGCCGTCTTGGGTGCGCGCCTCCTTGGGTGTCCCGATCGGCGCCCGGCGGTCTAAAGCGACGCGGGCTTTCGGGAATGCTTTCTTGCGTGTGCGGCGCGGATTTAGTGCCGTTCGCTAACgctggagaggaggaggaggaggtgaattGGTGCGCGGAAGCGATGATGGGGATGGATGGCGATGCAGGCAGAATGAAACCTCCCGTCGAAGAAAAGCGAGTGTTGCGCAAAgcgtataaaaaaagaaaatgaaaagggGAGGTGCGCGAGGGTTTCTAGCGGGCTCACCTTGTTTCCCAATATATCTGCATTCATGAAACTCGTGTGTGGGCCCAGAACGCGCTTCAAGAGGCAGTGCACTCCTTATAAAACGTGTGAAGAGCACATTGCATGCGGGACAGAATCTGGCGTCGACCCGGTCAGTGTGACACTCACGTCGTTTTTAAAACTGATGCGGGCAGTTATTTTCTTCACAACATACCCCGACGTCTTCCCTTATAACGCTAAATTTGTAtgctttattgaaaaaaaaaaagaatgccgtAGGTAcggcaaaaagaaaaatataacggAGTCCAGTGCCGGGGACTTCATCCCGTTTTGTAATCTTTCTTTAAGTTCGAAAAGAACGAAAAATGGCGCCGGCAGATGAAGCGAATTTTCTTTGTACTGACTGGAAAAAAGCCCTAGCGGTATAATTCGAAGGCGCCAGAAATCAAGGCGACGACCCCGGCACCTGCTCTGGGGCCGCGTAAACAAGGCCGCTCCGGGAATGCGTGCGTATAAAGGAAGGTGCTTTTCGAGAGCGCAGAAGCAGCCGTCGGGGCCCTCGGTGGTCGAGGAAAACGAGGTGTTAGACGAGCCATTTCTGTCGATTGAATTGCTTTCGCCTGATGAGGGAGGGTGCAGGCTGCGCGGTGTGCAGCGAGCGCCGTACAGTGTGCCGCGCCCCGCCCTTCGccacttcgccccccccccccccccccccctcgcctcgGCGTCTCTGTGATTCGCACTGATTTGGAGCGCACGAATGCATTTGTTTTGCGTGTCCACTCTTTGGTCCGGTTGTTTCGTCGGTGatgctgcagcgctgccgcttGAAGACAGCCTAGAATATTGATTTCGAGACCACTTTGAGCGGGCTTTCTAAGCGTTTGCTGGCTTACCGCTGGAAATCTTGTTTAGTTGTGGTGGACAGCACcgtagaaataaaataaatgggaAACGCGAGCTACAGAACTGCCTAAAGGGGATTACGCGTAGGAGAGGTTATAAAAAGAAACTGTGTTGGCTGCATACAGTGGCAGCGCAAGAAAGAGCAAGAAAAGGCAGCGCTAGAGAAACACTTGAACCGAACTCCTCTCTGTTCCATGTATAAGGAACAGTGCTCCGTAGTATCTGAACTGTGTGACCTAAAGCATTGGTCAGAAATATGCCTGCCACAATGTTTGCTTCCGGGTCAGGTAGCGTGGCTTATTTTGCATTGTCGGCGTTCTAGGTTTCTCGAAGGTGAGGGGAACACTCCTTTCCATCATTCTTAAGAGGTCTTCTGGACTTGCTGGAGAGCCCCACTTAGAAGCGAAACGATTAGACTGCGTATTTTCGACAAAGGTTGTATGCCGTTGCGAGGCGTGATGTAAAGTAGATGAGAAAACGTTGGGTAGGTTAGGCTCGCCAGTATTACAGACAATAGGAGAGGCAAAAACCCACTCTATGATTGGTCTACAGGCAGTGAGTATGGTTCTTAGCTAACTGATCATTTATGTTGGCTAACATACCCGTTTATTGAGCTGAGCCCACCTCCCGTGTTCTGGTTCAATCATTTTCTAACTCGTCCCGACGACACCGGTTCGTTCCCAGCCGCGACGACCGTGATTAGATGGAGTGGAAACGAAaggagcccgtgtactgtgcattgtcatTGCATGTTATGACTCCCCGGGTGGCATTAAAAaaatccggatccctccactgcggcgctcCTCATAGGCCattagctttgggacgttaaatcataccataccctaccatacctcTGAATCATTCGCTCGCTCGTTCTATTCGTTCAATGATTCGCCGCCaagtaataattaattaattttaCCACTCGCTAGCTCAATCAGTGCTCGCACACAAACAAAATTAAGCATCAGCAATCAATGAATTAATATAACGATTCGCCGCTGCTGTCCGGCGATTCCTGAGTAAGCTGTAATTGGGAAATAGCTAGATGCTCAGTCAAAGTGGCGATTTGTAAATGGACTCAAACGCTTGCTCATGAAACAGAACGAATATATGGCTGTATTTGTCGGTAACGACACAGGGGTATCTTCCCAAAATTCTCTGCGGACGAGTTGCAAAAAGCATGGTTCCACCCCTGAAGCGATGAATAGATTAATCCTCTACGCCATGGTTTGTGGAGAGCGCTGTTCCGTGCAGGTGTGTAACATACCGCGAGGCGCAGGTACTTAATTTGGTCGAATTCGCCTGGTTGTCAAATTCACCATTGTTATCTATCCTCAACATCGCAGTAATCGTCATAATCAGCCAGGAACATCACAGAACAAACGCTAAGTATACTGCAGGTTATGCTGTCAAGCGATTATTTAATCTCTCTCTATGCATGCGTTTTCGGAACTAAAAAATTGCGGTTGCGAGAGTGTGCTTGTCTCAGCTCCTGAAATCGCAGCCTCGTAGTCGTCCGCACAGAGAAAGTGAAAGATGAGAGGAGGAGAAGGGAATACTAGTGTCTCGTTTGGTTCCAGGAGCTTTTAAGTGCAGTGTTGTAGAGGAGGGGGACACGtggaagcacaaagaaaaaaattcgcttGACGCTTATCCTCGCGGTAATTCAAGTTTCAAAGACATCTGGGACAGTGCGATATGCCAATGCCAGAGTACTTTGTAACTCTCATGAGTGGAGGCGCTGTGTCTAGGGTAGGCGTGCGTCACGCATGGTCGCTCATCCGTACATATGAggcgtgctgtcgtgtgacaggcGTAGTGGGGGAAACGGGCGAGAGGCATAGTGAAAAGGGGaggggaaggagagagagagaaagaaagaaagagaaagagagagagaaagagcggaCGACGACGATGACAAGATTTTGCCAAACATGCCATATACAGCTGTGGCCGCACATAGTAGCGCTTCCTGCGCCGCAGTTAACTGCGGCGCGGGAGGAGAGTACATAGAGCAACATACTTTTATGTTACTCTATGGAGTGTACGCgaaatcagaaataaaaaaaaagatggaagacGCTGAGATATTTTGATGGGATGAAATGTGCGAGCCGAACGCGTTTTTAGCAAGTTAATTTCTTCTGCATGTTATTCCGTTTGATGCCTTTTCTTTTCACCGCATCCGATTGAGTGAAAGTTGCGGCAATTAATTAATTTCGCTTTACATTTGCAGGCTTTTACGGTTCGATAATGACCTTACGCTATACATTTGCCGCATTTACACTTCGCTTTCCTTTTTCTGGCTTTGTGGCTCGCTCATGATTTTTTATGCGTTTTTATGCGGGCACTTTTGGATTTCGCCGCCGCCACCAGGATTCAGTCCGGCGACGTTGGGCAAAGCTGAAAGAACGTAATAGCGATTGAGGCATCGAAGCGGGTAGTGCTTAAGCACCGTTCAGTGCGACCGGTGCAACAAGGCAGGTGCTCACCAAATGCGCTGTCGTCCGAAAGGAAAAGACCTGTCCTTGAAAGATGTTTCTGAGTTCAACCCTGCTTTGAAAGGGATGCATATCCTTGTTCGCTAAAAGGATCAAGGTGTGCGCAGCAACAAAGCTACGAAAGGATGATGCCTACATGGCGTTTTCGATGTTTCGAAAGTGAacaaaaatttgtcctggtctggGACCCAAATGCAGCGCCTGTGCGCATTATGTGCTCACCGAAGATATATACATGATACAATTTTTCCGCATCGTTTATCTGTGCcctttaatcaatcaatcaatcaatcaatcaatcaatcaaccaatcaatcaatcaaccaaccaatcaatcaatcaatcaagcaatcaatcagTCAACTTAACATGCACTGGAGCAATCATGCGGCCTTCATATTGCAATAACACAAaaatcgaataataataataacaacaacaacaacaacaacaacaacaacaacaacaacaacaacaacaacaacaacaacaacaacaacaacaacaacaacaacaacaacaacaacaacaacaacaacaacaacaacaacaacaacaacaacaacaacaacaacaacaacaacaacaacaacaacaacaacaacaacaacaacaacaacaacaacaacaacaacaacaacaacaacaacaacaacaacaacaacaacaacaacaacaacaacaacaacaacaacaacaacaacaacaacaacaacaataataataataataataataataataataataataataatatcgcGAATATCATCACCTAAACACACAGAATATTTCCATAGCTGTGGCAACTATAGCCTCACGGAACTTGAATAACAGCTCCTTTCTGACAGAAAGTAATAAAGGTAGAAATGTGTATTTAATGAATATTTTACGCCGCAGGGGTCGCCAAGCGCCGCAACTAATGAACTCCGGGTTAACGTGCTCATCCACGTATTCAGCGGCAGAACGTAATGGCCGCTTGGACACTGCTGTCGCGTAAGGTAGCCGCGAATCAACCGCCTGCATGCTGTAAATAAACTCGTTATAACGACGTCTTCGTTATAGCGAAGGAGTAACCGAACCCCTTCGGACTGGAATATTTCAGTGGGGTTTAAATCACGTTCGCTGCAGAAGAAACCAGCGATTGTACTGGCGGCGCCCGCGGCAGCTGACGCCGCGCTCAGTTTCCGGCGGATGTTAGCGCAAGAAAGGGCGAAGCCCGCACACGTTTGCTCGTGGCGTGCGACCATTTATTTGCACTGTGCCGGCCGTGCGTCAAGACTCAGCCATTGCTTCCAATTGTCTATACGACAAAGCTGAGTAGCCGCTCGCCCGCCAAGACGAAGTAAGGGGCGTGCGTAGATTTTGTTTGCTTCCTTTACCTAACTTCGCTAGACACACTGACGTCTCCACTCGACGCGCCATTGACTTTAGTGCTAACCAGATGTGTGCTTTTTCCCCTTTCTGTGAACATCTGACTTGGCGACGGAAAAGCGATGTCAGTCTAATGAATTTCGTCAAGCATTATTAACCCATTAACACCCGACGTTGCATATATTGATACAGAGCGCAAAAAATGTGAATAATTTTAATTTCTTCCCGCACATCTACTTGAGCTGCTAGCATACTCCAAGTAACGCTATTCTCCAACATATTTATCAACACAAGGCCAAAGTATATGCTGCCATACATGCAGGAGACCGCGAAAAGATAAATTCGCGCAAAAGTTAGCCCCAACgcgaagcagcccaaaatttatGCGGTCGTAATGCTGCATTCAGAGATGATAGAGCAGTTTTGAATTTTGCACTGGAATTCCTGCATGCGCCTGCGTGCTAGCAAATGGTTTTGTGGACCTCAGGCACTCAGATATTATAAAAGTTAGCTCAAATCAACTAATATGTAATTAATTTTTTCTTAACGAATCTCAAAGTTTTCTCTATTTTTGCAATCTAGAAGGCATTAATGATGAAGTCATGGAAATTCTAAATTTTTGTCTGACGTTTTCAATGCATGGGAATCAGGGGTTAAGGAAGACACCTAATATGCGACACGCACTTGAGTAACGATCACCGTAAGAAGCGGGATATCATGTCTCTGCGCATGCATTTTTTTGCGTTCGCTAAAGCTGATGCCAGAAAAGAGCCATGAATCTTTTGACCTGTGTGAGATACTCTGCATGCTTTGTTTGGCGCAAGCGTTCCTGGCAGTGAATTTTATGTAGTGCTGTGCAGTGCTTTGTCTCTCACTTTCAAGATAACTCTTCGTAAATTTTTCGACTgtggattttttatttttatgtgtcATAGATTATACTTTGACTCTGCCGTGTTTGAAGCAACCTGCCGCATGAGTATAGGTAGTTGCAGGAAATTTTCTGATTTCTACCTCTTACCTCACTAGCAATGTGTGTACAAATTTACGCAGACATGCCTGTCCTATGTAAAACACCAAAGCTCTGTGTTATTAATATCGCAGTCCACAAATATATTGCTCATGGATTAGCGCACAGTTCTCTTTTGTTTTGCAGAGTTTATTGAGAAGAAAAAGTTAATTTCGTTTAAAATGTATCCTGCCCTGCGTTGCTTGTGGCTTACGATTAAAATGTAAACTTTTACTCGCAACTACAAATTCCTAACTTTGACCTAGTGTTTACTGGAACAGCTCTCATGAAATAAATATTATATAAATaatactccactccttacccaccTACCCGTCACTTTCGACCACGCGAAGGTTTTTATTGTAAGAGTTGGGACTTTATATAGTGAACATGCTGGTTGTGTAATGTTTCCTTATTTATTAACAAGCTTCCCGATAAAATGTTCTTGCTTAACACCCGCAATCCTAGTAGTCCTACTTGTAGATCGTGCCACGGTAATTTTTTGCGTCCTTTTGAAATGTCACGCTGTGGTCGGCAGAGAACTGCATTATAAGCCTTCCTGAGTCTGCAGGTCCGGAATTGTAGCCTGTTCAttgaaaataaatatttatgatttattattattagaacaAGTGCATACCAGATAACACTGACCCCATAAGCACCCCACTCAGACAACGAGCAAGATCTTTCAAGTTGTTACTTTAACTTCCTTTATAAGTCGCATCGAAACAACGGGGCAAGGGCAATGAAAACCGCAAGAAACGAATTTTCCAAGCCAAAGTCGAGTGAACAACCGGGAGACGTTGCAATGCGATGCCAGCATCATGTGCGCCGCGGCGAAGAGTCACGGGACTGCAGTCATCGCCAGCTCGACGTGCGGCGGAGACACCGGCACCACTTGCCGTAATCGGACGGGAAACGGAGGCACCGCGTTCCAGAGGCCCTGCTGCTTGGATCGCGGGGACGCGAGGCAGGCTGCTGTTCGCTTTCCGACGGCGGCCGCCAGAGAGAGGCgggcggcggcgctgcggtcgccttcggcggcggcggcgcggagGAGCCGGGGGCGCTGGCGCGGCGGCTGCGCGGAGGAGGGGGGCGCATGCGTCGCGCAGAGCCCGCCAGTAGCGGCAAGATGGAGGCCCGGGGCccctgctgcggcggcggcggcggcagctgcggcggcgaagGAGCGCTGCGCTGAAGAGGCGCCGGCGGCGGCATGGCGTCGGTGGCGGCCTGGCTGCCGTTCGCCCGCGCGGCCGCCATCGGCTGGGTGCCCATCGCCAACAACCCGCTGCCGGCGCCGCCGGTGACGcgcgagcggcggcggcgcgagGACGAGAAGTTCACCATCAACGTGAGCGGGCGCCGCTTCGAGACGTGGCGCAACACGGTGGAGAAGTTCCCCGACACGCTACTGGGCTCCAACGAGCGCGAGTTCTTCTTCGACGAGGAGGCGCGCGAGTACTTCTTCGACCGGGACCCGGACATCTTCCGGCACATCCTCAACTACTATCGCACGGGCAAGCTGCACTATCCCAAGCACGAGTGCCTGATGGCCTACGACGAGGAGCTGGCCTTCTTCGGCATCGTGCCGGATGTGATCGGCGACTGCTGCTACGAGGACTACAGGGACAGAAAGCGAGAGAACGCCGAGCGGATGCTGGACGACAAACTGTCCGAGGGGAACGAGCAGGCGCAGCTGGCGCACTCCACCATCCGACAGCGCATGTGGCGCGCCTTCGAGAACCCCCACACGGGCACTGCTGCCCTGGTCTTCTACTACGTCACGGGCTTCTTCATCGCCGTCTCGGTGATGGCCAACGTGGTGGAGACCATCCCCTGCGGACACGACTCTCGCGCGGGCGGGACCCGCTCGTGCGGCGAGAGCTACAAGGTGGCCTTCTTCTGCCTGGACACGGCATGCGTGATGATCTTCACCGCCGAGTACTTGCTGCGGCTGTACGCGGCGCCTAACCGCTGCAAATTCATGCGCTCCGTCATGAGCATCATTGACGTGGTGGCTATCATGCCCTACTACATCGGTCTCGGCATCAAGGACAACGACGACGTGTCCGGCGCGTTCGTCACCCTGCGGGTGTTCCGCGTGTTTCGCATCTTCAAGTTCTCGCGACACTCGCAGGGGCTGCGCATCTTGGGCTACACGCTCAAGAGCTGCGCCTCCGAGCTGGGCTTCCTCGTCTTCTCGCTCGCCATGGCCATCATCATCTTCGCCACGGTCATGTTCTACGCCGAGAAGAACGTCAAGAGTACCACCTTCACCAGTATACCGGCTGCCTTCTGGTACACCATCGTCACCATGACCACCCTCGGGTGAGTGTCCGCCGCCGCGCTCCCCCTGCCGGGAACCGGTGGTGCTGCGCCGTACGCGCTCGCGCTATGCGGGCGGCACGCTTTGCAGGAACGTCTCGACTAATAGCGGCCGCTCGCATTCTGGTCAGCCGCGTCTTGCAAGCACACCATTACGTAGCGGCTAATGAGCTAAATACCGGCAGCCTGCCTGCATTAAGTCATTGCACCTTCACAATGAAAGGCGGCCTGTTTATTTTTCTGCCTTGCTTATGCGAATTTGTCATTGCCATTCCCCTTTCGTTAGACGAGCGGCTGGAGCATGGAAAGACGGTTGCCCCGACAACGGGCCGACGCATACCAGTAAATATCGCACTTCAATAGCCAATTCATTTAGAAGCAGTCTTACTTGTGGTTGTCCAGGTGTGTAAGGTTTTATTATGTGCAACCGATTTACTTTTAGGTTGACAAGTGACTCCGTGTCCTGATAAACCTTCTAAAGAATTGAACAATAAGAGCTCGTAAACTCATGAGAGAAGTATTGACCTATACTTGAACGAGTCGAAATGCCACAGCACCTCAAGGTCAATTCATGCCGGATATTTTGTGGCCAAGCGCGTTAGGCCTTTCGCCGGCACTGTCGTTCTTAACTGCCGCCGGCTGAGCGTGCCCCGTATGAGCTGTGGTACAGCGTTTGCGGCGACTTACGCCGAGCTGGACTACTTTGCTGTCACAAACGTTAATTTCTAGATTAATGCTACCAGTTCGTGCTCCCGTTCTTGAATGTGCTGTTCGATTTTTTGGCTTTTATCACGCACGCATTAGTGATCCGGCTTTTTCTGCACGTTTTGTATCAAATATATGAAGACAAATTATACAGAATCTGTCGTCACTTTATCTTCGGTGTTCAAAGTTTACGCCAGAACAAACACGCATCGTTTGCGATTCTTTCTATACTAGGTTAAAAAGTGCGCTATAGAGTGGTTACCTAGGGACAGAAAAAGGAAGAATGTGTCTGCTGATAATTTATCGTTGCAGTAAACGTGCTTTCTGTGTCACAGAAACGATTGTAGGTTTTCATTCGACGTGTGAATGATACATAACCATGACGCCTCTCCCAACTTCATTTCATTGCAAATATATTGCTTTTTGTTAGCAGACAGTACTGCATAGCTTGATTTGTGGAAGTAAAGAGTTGAGGCTCGTTTCACTTATCGAGCAAAAGGCTTAAATTTTTGAAACATTAGCATTGCTGCGTTGGTGGTAAAAGGTGATGACCAGTACTCCTTTGCAGTTGTTTATTTGAATGATGTacataacagtgctgagtattgAACACATGCCTTTATAGCGTTGGTCATAAAGAATGTGATTTGGTCTTTAGGCATTTGTCATGTGCATGTATTCGTTTAATTTCCCTTATTCAAGTCCGATGCTAGGAGATTTAAATTTAGCAGATTTGCTGACCTCACGAAGTACGCGATGAATACGGCTCATTTCGCCAACTGGCAGGAAACAAAACTTTTTATGCAGTTAGGGTCTTCAGATTGTGCCCATGCCGTGCCGCGTTCTTCATCATCTGTCGGACTGCATATGCTACTGGTGTTCTCAAATTTGTTGGAGCATAATAAATCATCTAGTTTACTGCCTAAAAGATAAGAACAGATATGAGACATCATTTAAGGCTTACACGTCGAAACACCACAAATACTTCACCAAACAAATTGCAAGCGCTTACGAAGTCCACCGGAGTTAAATAATTACCAAGGTATAACATTCATGGTTCAGAGCAAGAATTCTCTCGCACACAGTGAACTAGATTGCTGAATCAAATTTTTACGCATTAAAAGAGAGGTGGCATTATTTTAAGTGTGAAGTTTGCGTGAATAAAAACTGTGCTTTGGTCTTTGCGAACTATGCTCCCTGCTGTCCACTGAAGACACAGAGCAGGAATACAGGAGGTTGCTGTTTGTGTTACAGTTTACCTAGAGGTAAACAGGAGCACTCGAAACGCATCCAATGTGTTAAGAGACTTTTCTTTGGATCAGGGCAAGTGATATGGACTGGATGAAGGACTCTTCGCTTTCTGATGCTGAGTTGGTATACTCATTCTCTTTGGATCAGGGCAAGTGATATGGACTGGATGAAGGACTCTTCGCTTTGTGATGCTGAGTTGGTATACTCACCCTCAAATTAATAGAGCGCTGGCATCGCAAAAAAAATCTTGAGGCCTACTTAATTACACggtgaaagaagaaaatgtgatagAATTATGCCGCCCTCTGTCCCGTCTGCAATGAGTGTCTAATCTAGAAAAGATACatatacttcagaaaaagtttttgcgAGTACTATTTAACATGCCTTACAATGCCCACACATCAGACTTATTTCCGAAAGCAAATATAACACCCGTGTTTAACCTTCATCATTACAAGTTAAGTcaagctttcaaacgggaggtaaaagagaatttacagttccttcatgagttatctaatctcatcaggaacacacattcttacatcacaaggtgtacggaacagtgggaggtagtcactccgcgtgccaatt contains:
- the Shal gene encoding potassium voltage-gated channel protein Shal isoform X4; this translates as MASVAAWLPFARAAAIGWVPIANNPLPAPPVTRERRRREDEKFTINVSGRRFETWRNTVEKFPDTLLGSNEREFFFDEEAREYFFDRDPDIFRHILNYYRTGKLHYPKHECLMAYDEELAFFGIVPDVIGDCCYEDYRDRKRENAERMLDDKLSEGNEQAQLAHSTIRQRMWRAFENPHTGTAALVFYYVTGFFIAVSVMANVVETIPCGHDSRAGGTRSCGESYKVAFFCLDTACVMIFTAEYLLRLYAAPNRCKFMRSVMSIIDVVAIMPYYIGLGIKDNDDVSGAFVTLRVFRVFRIFKFSRHSQGLRILGYTLKSCASELGFLVFSLAMAIIIFATVMFYAEKNVKSTTFTSIPAAFWYTIVTMTTLGYGDMVPDTITGKIVGGVCSLSGVLVIALPVPVIVSNFSRIYHQSQRADKRKAQKKARMARIRIAKATSGAAFVSKKKAVEARLAAQESGQELDDSPEDIFELQHHHLLRCLEKTTQGSGTSDQEEELNDIQVRLPNRTPPSDHQQQLTPPPHHVVTMSRSSLNNPAPLVTTMTSSHAGGPPLGVTTAVVSYPPAGVGPSSDNDASGGGGGCSTSLAVGSPTAAAASAASGAGVASGGPSGGASAGGPMVRISTL
- the Shal gene encoding potassium voltage-gated channel protein Shal isoform X5, which encodes MASVAAWLPFARAAAIGWVPIANNPLPAPPVTRERRRREDEKFTINVSGRRFETWRNTVEKFPDTLLGSNEREFFFDEEAREYFFDRDPDIFRHILNYYRTGKLHYPKHECLMAYDEELAFFGIVPDVIGDCCYEDYRDRKRENAERMLDDKLSEGNEQAQLAHSTIRQRMWRAFENPHTGTAALVFYYVTGFFIAVSVMANVVETIPCGHDSRAGGTRSCGESYKVAFFCLDTACVMIFTAEYLLRLYAAPNRCKFMRSVMSIIDVVAIMPYYIGLGIKDNDDVSGAFVTLRVFRVFRIFKFSRHSQGLRILGYTLKSCASELGFLVFSLAMAIIIFATVMFYAEKNVKSTTFTSIPAAFWYTIVTMTTLGYGDMVPDTITGKIVGGVCSLSGVLVIALPVPVIVSNFSRIYHQSQRADKRKAQKKARMARIRIAKATSGAAFVSKKKAVEARLAAQESGQELDDSPEDIFELQHHHLLRCLEKTTDREFVELEVPYNGQPNRPSSTPPLSPVPSVGSEDKSLLQSCCGRRCSKKKYQYHIDVASE
- the Shal gene encoding potassium voltage-gated channel protein Shal isoform X3 translates to MASVAAWLPFARAAAIGWVPIANNPLPAPPVTRERRRREDEKFTINVSGRRFETWRNTVEKFPDTLLGSNEREFFFDEEAREYFFDRDPDIFRHILNYYRTGKLHYPKHECLMAYDEELAFFGIVPDVIGDCCYEDYRDRKRENAERMLDDKLSEGNEQAQLAHSTIRQRMWRAFENPHTGTAALVFYYVTGFFIAVSVMANVVETIPCGHDSRAGGTRSCGESYKVAFFCLDTACVMIFTAEYLLRLYAAPNRCKFMRSVMSIIDVVAIMPYYIGLGIKDNDDVSGAFVTLRVFRVFRIFKFSRHSQGLRILGYTLKSCASELGFLVFSLAMAIIIFATVMFYAEKNVKSTTFTSIPAAFWYTIVTMTTLGYGDMVPDTITGKIVGGVCSLSGVLVIALPVPVIVSNFSRIYHQSQRADKRKAQKKARMARIRIAKATSGAAFVSKKKAVEARLAAQESGQELDDSPEDIFELQHHHLLRCLEKTTQQGSGTSDQEEELNDIQVRLPNRTPPSDHQQQLTPPPHHVVTMSRSSLNNPAPLVTTMTSSHAGGPPLGVTTAVVSYPPAGVGPSSDNDASGGGGGCSTSLAVGSPTAAAASAASGAGVASGGPSGGASAGGPMVRISTL
- the Shal gene encoding potassium voltage-gated channel protein Shal isoform X1, coding for MASVAAWLPFARAAAIGWVPIANNPLPAPPVTRERRRREDEKFTINVSGRRFETWRNTVEKFPDTLLGSNEREFFFDEEAREYFFDRDPDIFRHILNYYRTGKLHYPKHECLMAYDEELAFFGIVPDVIGDCCYEDYRDRKRENAERMLDDKLSEGNEQAQLAHSTIRQRMWRAFENPHTGTAALVFYYVTGFFIAVSVMANVVETIPCGHDSRAGGTRSCGESYKVAFFCLDTACVMIFTAEYLLRLYAAPNRCKFMRSVMSIIDVVAIMPYYIGLGIKDNDDVSGAFVTLRVFRVFRIFKFSRHSQGLRILGYTLKSCASELGFLVFSLAMAIIIFATVMFYAEKNVKSTTFTSIPAAFWYTIVTMTTLGYGDMVPDTITGKIVGGVCSLSGVLVIALPVPVIVSNFSRIYHQSQRADKRKAQKKARMARIRIAKATSGAAFVSKKKAVEARLAAQESGQELDDSPEDIFELQHHHLLRCLEKTTDREFVELEVPYNGQPNRPSSTPPLSPVPSVGSEDKSLLQSCCGRRCSKKKYQQQGSGTSDQEEELNDIQVRLPNRTPPSDHQQQLTPPPHHVVTMSRSSLNNPAPLVTTMTSSHAGGPPLGVTTAVVSYPPAGVGPSSDNDASGGGGGCSTSLAVGSPTAAAASAASGAGVASGGPSGGASAGGPMVRISTL
- the Shal gene encoding potassium voltage-gated channel protein Shal isoform X2; translated protein: MASVAAWLPFARAAAIGWVPIANNPLPAPPVTRERRRREDEKFTINVSGRRFETWRNTVEKFPDTLLGSNEREFFFDEEAREYFFDRDPDIFRHILNYYRTGKLHYPKHECLMAYDEELAFFGIVPDVIGDCCYEDYRDRKRENAERMLDDKLSEGNEQAQLAHSTIRQRMWRAFENPHTGTAALVFYYVTGFFIAVSVMANVVETIPCGHDSRAGGTRSCGESYKVAFFCLDTACVMIFTAEYLLRLYAAPNRCKFMRSVMSIIDVVAIMPYYIGLGIKDNDDVSGAFVTLRVFRVFRIFKFSRHSQGLRILGYTLKSCASELGFLVFSLAMAIIIFATVMFYAEKNVKSTTFTSIPAAFWYTIVTMTTLGYGDMVPDTITGKIVGGVCSLSGVLVIALPVPVIVSNFSRIYHQSQRADKRKAQKKARMARIRIAKATSGAAFVSKKKAVEARLAAQESGQELDDSPEDIFELQHHHLLRCLEKTTDREFVELEVPYNGQPNRPSSTPPLSPVPSVGSEDKSLLQSCCGRRCSKKKYQQGSGTSDQEEELNDIQVRLPNRTPPSDHQQQLTPPPHHVVTMSRSSLNNPAPLVTTMTSSHAGGPPLGVTTAVVSYPPAGVGPSSDNDASGGGGGCSTSLAVGSPTAAAASAASGAGVASGGPSGGASAGGPMVRISTL